The Triplophysa rosa linkage group LG15, Trosa_1v2, whole genome shotgun sequence genome has a segment encoding these proteins:
- the gabrr2b gene encoding gamma-aminobutyric acid receptor subunit rho-2, producing the protein MCACACGDCRRTRRSIRTTPVQHHLNSVSTQHHKHGNPLFKKMDETKTHQVKSDHLLRVDDHDFTMRPAFAGPAVPVGVDVQVESLDSISEVDMDFTMTLYLRHYWKDERLSFSSKTNKSMTFDGRLVKKIWVPDVFFVHSKRSFIHDTTTENVMIRVYPDGKVLYSLRVTVTSACNMDFSRFPLDTQTCTLELESYAYTDEDLMLYWKSGDESLSTDDKISLSQFLIQEFHTTSRLAFYSSTGWYNRLYINFTLRRHIFFFLLQTYFPATLMVMLSWVSFWIDRRAVPARVSLGITTVLTMSTIITGVNASMPRVSYIKAVDIYLWVSFVFVFLSVLEYAAVNYLTTVNDGTERKLRQKHAPCACDASHTRTVMLNGAYSNPDSNGLAGFAQTTGEEDKQDRMLVHLSVEGDDAGSKKKSRRGLRIIQNTHIIDSYSCMIFPGAFIFFNVIYWSVYC; encoded by the exons ATGTGCGCGTGTGCATGCGGTGACTGCCGGAGGACGAGACGCAGCATCAGGACCACACCAGTGCAGCATCACCTAAACTCAGTTTCAACTCAGCATCACAAACACGGAAA tCCACTTTTCAAGAAGATGGATGAAACCAAGACACATCAGGTGAAGTCAGATCATCTTCTGCGTGTTGATGATCATGATTTCACCATGAGACCAGCGTTTGCAG GTCCAGCAGTGCCAGTGGGTGTAGATGTGCAGGTGGAGAGTTTGGACAGTATCTCAGAGGTCGATATG GACTTCACCATGACGCTCTACCTGAGACACTACTGGAAGGACGAGCGTCTGTCTTTTTCCAGTAAAACCAATAAAAGCATGACCTTTGATGGTCGACTGGTGAAGAAGATCTGGGTACCTGACGTGTTTTTCGTCCATTCTAAACGTTCCTTTATTCATGACACCACCACAGAGAACGTCATGATCAGAGTTTATCCTGACGGCAAAGTTCTCTACAGCCTGAG GGTGACTGTAACTTCAGCGTGTAATATGGACTTCAGCCGCTTCCCACTGGACACACAGACCTGCACACTAGAGCTGGAGAGCT ACGCCTACACTGATGAAGACCTGATGCTCTACTGGAAGAGTGGAGATGAATCACTGAGCACAGATgataaaatctctctctctcagttcctCATTCAGGAGTTCCACACAACCTCCAGACTGGCCTTCTACAGCAGCACAG GTTGGTACAATCGTCTGTACATCAACTTCACTCTGCGGCGTCATATCTTCTTCTTTCTGCTGCAGACCTACTTTCCCGCCACTCTGATGGTCATGTTGTCCTGGGTGTCCTTCTGGATCGACCGGCGGGCCGTTCCTGCCAGAGTTTCTTTAG GCATTACCACGGTACTCACCATGTCCACCATCATCACGGGAGTAAACGCCTCCATGCCCCGAGTGTCTTACATCAAAGCTGTGGACATTTACCTGTGGGTCAGCTTCGTCTTCGTCTTTCTGTCTGTTCTTGAGTACGCCGCCGTGAACTATTTAACAACGGTGAATGACGGGACTGAACGCAAGTTAAGACAGAAG CATGCACCCTGCGCATGTGATGCGTCCCACACAAGGACTGTAATGCTGAATGGAGCGTACAGTAATCCCGATAGCAACGGCCTGGCAGGATTCGCCCAAACCACCGGCGAGGAAGATAAACAGGACCGCATGCTTGTGCATCTGTCTGTGGAAGGTGACGACGCGGGAAGTAAGAAGAAATCCCGCCGTGGCCTCCGCATCATTCAGAACACCCACATCATCGACTCATACTCATGCATGATCTTCCCAGGGGCCTTTATATTCTTTAACGTCATTTACTGGTCTGTGTACTGCTGA